aataaacaaaaaacatgaatttattCCATGTCTCAGGTTTAATCAAAGattaaactgatttgaaaagatgttattgaCACCCATTTGCACCCCATCTAAAGTGAGTGAACAAGCAAACCGCatgtcaagggtgtaaataatgtctccAAAAGAACCTGATAAGGGAAAGAATATAAGGAATCTTTGGGGAGAGCAAAACAGGACGGATCATTCTctccagacagacacacactagATGTGGAGTGGAGCAGCTAAGACCAGGTTTCTTAGCAGGAGAGCAGATGTCATTTTTTGAGATTGTGTAAAGTGCCTGTAAGTCTATAAGGGACTTTAAACTAACACTCTTTCACACAGAACGGAGCTATTTGAGCACTGGGAGGAGAACCCCAGAGGAGAACTATGACTAATTGGAAGGACTGTATCTCCCATCTGACCCCGATGTGCCAGAGGACATAGCTGTATTGCACTGAATTCCCCTGGTTGTCATGGTAATCCTGACCTGGTTAGAATAAAACTGTCTGTCATGTCAAGGACGAAGAAAATTCTCTTTGTCATACGCCCTCTGAATGTTTTTAATCTATTCAATATGGTCACATAAACTTGTATGAAACCTGTATAAATGGGAGTTTGTTAATTGTATCACCTGCAAAGGCGGCAATAGTCCCCTTGATGTGGTTAGTGTAGTTGCCCTCAATGCCACGTAGATGATCGCCAAAGATAAACGGTGGTCGGGCGATGAGGATGACTCCAGTTAGGGTAAAAACCATGAAGACCAAGTCCCAGATCGTACACCTCTCCTTCAGGAAGATCCAGGCCAAGAGGGAGGTGAAAACTGGATTACTGAGGGACAGTCAAAGAATAATAGTACGTTATAAATTAATGGGTTTAGTTAAATTGAtaaaatatatagaaaaaatAAGAGAAAGCTGGTGAGAAATGCTGACTATTGTCTTAACAGATCAGTCTCATATGAGGTATGTAGCTCTACTCGAATCCCACTTCGCCTGATCTTTCATATTCTACTGACAGAATatgcgagggagagagagacaattaAGAGGAATAAGGGAAATGTTGGAAAGTGAGCTAAAGAGATGAGGGTGAGGAAAAGAATGACAGGAGGGAGATAAGAGGAAAAATGTGGCGGCATATTACTCGCAGAGGACAAAACCTTTCTGAAGTCTTAGTATAATCAGCACTCGTCAGGCACAAGTAATTACGCTCCGACCTCCTCTCACCTGAACATGATGACGGTGGCATCTGCTAGCGGCATCTGCTGAACGGCATAGAAGAGCAGGATCATGGCATTGGAACCGACGAAACCCCGGAACACAAGATATTTGCGTTTTTCTCTGGGACCAAGGAAACCTGTCCTGGAGGAGCAGAGATATGAGgatgatggatgaatgaatggatggatggatggatggatgatggatagatggatggatgaatggattgTTAGACTGACAAAGGAAGGTATACACAGAATTTTAgagcgaaagagagagaaaaactcaGCGAAAAGAGGTGACAGATGGGCAGATTTAGGCGCTGTGGAGATGACAGTGATGGATGTGCAGGTGAGTGGGCGGGGCTGTAAAGAGAGGTGGTCATAAATGAGCgtcaaaacaaagaagaatgCAGAGGACGTATGGATGAACGGATGAATAGTTACATGAATGATTAAAAGTACTGCGGTAGTCTTTGGGATTTAAGTTTAATTTTGATTCTTGGGATTACAACGTCATTCTTTAGTGGTTACGCGTGCAGTTTGTCATGTCATGCTTGTGAAATGAATGGAGAGAGAGTAAACTTAATGATTTTTAGAAGCAGGATTTTATTTCCCTTCATTGGCTTTCTTGCTTTGTGCTTATcgaacattaaagcatgtaaacattctctaaaatcaaataaattaacGTGAAAATGAGCTCAATATGGgcctttaaaaatgtaacttacTAATATTTTGTTActtaaactgtttatttttttaattaaattgatAATCAGATCAGATTGTACTATATTTTAGGTGAAAATGGAACAATATGCTTTTACTGTtcaatacaattacaatagaACCTCTGGTACTTTATTCAAAATCATATTTCATGTGTAAAGGCTTTATTCAAAACCTTCCCAACACTGTAAGCACAGAATATTTTTCATCAACAGGGccgaaaaaaaaacatggctctCACAGTATTTTGACGATGCAAACTTGTTTGACAAGTGCTTATATGTTAAGCCATGATACTTGTATTTGAACTTGGCAGCGAGGCATGAACACAAATGCAGGAATCCCCTGACAAACAGGGATATAGACAAACTTGGATCTAATCACAACATATACATTGTTGGTTTAAAAGAAAAGACTGTTTGGGGGTGTTACAACAGTACTAATTATTGCATAAAAAGTATGTGCAAATCTTAAAATGTAACTGTTGGGGGTCATGTGGTCAAAATATTTGAGTTTCTCCATTGTGCTTACTTGTGATAGATGAGTAACGGCGCAGTGAAGATCATCTGGAAGAAGCAGCGTATGGCGCTGATCTCTATGGCGTGGACTCCCTGGATGGTTTTCACCAAGAGGGCGATGATGGAGAataaaactgttgacaggaagGCGTAGAACAGACCGAGACCTGGACATGGCTTTGGTTTCTCTAGGCCTgcgaaagagagaaaaaaggaggcgAAAGACAAAGGAAGTAAGGATGAGAGAGCAGATAGGTTGAGAGTCAGGGGCCCTAAGAAGggtctctctttgtgttttgttgataCAGTTACTGCAGGGTGGAGGAGTGACCCTGAGAGTATGTTATCGAACTCCATGTGGCCTTCAAATTTgggtgaaaaaacacaaacaaaagattTCTGAAATCAGTGGTTTAGTGTTTGCAAACCTTGTCTGTGGAGCAACAAGCTGATATGTTTGCAGAGATTAGATTTCAGACCAAGGTTGTTCAGGCACCTTTCTTTGAGTTCATCCACAATGTGTGGTCTGCTCACCATTACAATTACAACATAAATGGAGGAAACTGATTCCCTCACAGTAATCAAATAAAGTAGACTCATAATTTTAAGTTGCTAAAACATTTTAGCTCGTCAAACTTACATCTAATAGTCTTTTTTACCTGGTAAGTCTGACATCATCAATTTCTTgacctttttaaagaaaagacaacTTCTAAAATGTACAGTGCAGTTCCACTTTAATGCTTAGTGGACACAGGCAGGATGATTTATACAGTCTAACATTTTACGGTGTCATTTTTTACATCTTACTTTGCTtggcattaaaggtgcaatttgtaagaatttaagttagaaacattcaaaaaacagaatgtgaaaaaaaaaaatactgttttgaCTTTatgacatctatgtattgtgttgctgtGATATCTAAGTTATAAcccaagttagcatgctaatcggCTATCTCCGTCCTGTCCTGGTCCACAGCTAACTGTCcaaagctaactgagctaaccagctaactgctgctactgTTAGCGGCAGTAAGCGATCactttggtgatatgctgccccccatATGTTTTAAGCATGAATTTATCAGGTGGCCAATTCTGACATATTGCTCCATTAATGACATGGACAGTGGAATCTTGTGTAACAGGAGCCTCTGTGCTTGTATCATAATTTCTTTCGGCCATTTATCCAATAAATTGCCGTCAAGTGCAATCTTAATCTCAGGAATGCAAGTGAGACTATACTTATACACAGTCAAGATGTGTGTAGATTTATACTTTGAAACCGTTGGTGGCATTTCTTCCTCACACATCATTTCTCAATAGAAACCGATGTCATCTGATACATTCTTACTTCCTTCTAAATTCCCAAAACAAAGTCAGTACGTCTTTCTTCCTTATACAGAGTGACACCAATGGAAAAACCCTTCTTTAGTTTCACACCGTACAGCCATTTCATTGGAAAAGCGTTGATTCAACTTTGAAACAAGGCTTTGTTTTCAAGTTTCAAGGTGCACTGCCGTTTTGGGGAAGTAATTTGAACCGGAatagaaagatcttcattgactgaaaaaaactagataaacaaactctcttcattttcgcaactgattaaacaaactgacgacacagtttcatacaactgtacactgtttatatttggcggaccctgccttCTTTCTACACCTCATTTCCCTCTGATAGCTATGTGTTTGTTCAGgtatgtaaataataaataattctcagtttgtattataaccttatcaatattgtaaatatgagCTTTCTGAGTTTCTGAATGTatatttccaaaactgcacacacagtgcccctttaagggGCATCAGTGCATTTACCACATCCCCCAAAACAAAGCCAATACGTCTTTCTTCCTTATACAGAATAATACCAATGGAAAAACCCTTTCTGTTGCGTCACATTAGTTTGGCTGATAGGCACAAACTGATTGGAGTAGATTGTCAGACCAGGTCTTATTTCCAAGTACATTGTGCTGAAAGCCTACAGGTATGGTAGCCCTGGTGCTGTAAAAGTGCACAGTCATCCATCCTTTCAGGGAGGGTTTACAGCACTTTATCTGTTATCCGGTGCATACTTAGCAGCCGACTTCCTTACAtagaaagcacacacacacacacacacacacacacacacacacacacacacactgaaaggaGGAAGTTTAGATATCACTAGGCATTAAAAATTAATCAATGAACGTTTTAACGTGCTGTGAGACAACAAacaatcataaaaaataaaataaaaattgataTTTCCACCGGGCGATGGGAGGGGGGGCACTTTTAATGTGACGTCAAGCGTGTCACGTTTACGGTTTAAATGACGCGCCGGCCTCGTTGACACAGAAAAGCGAAACTTTACAGAAAGTGTGTGAAGTGACCCACGCTGCTTCCCTTACGACTAAACACCCTGCTCACAGGCTCTTAGCCTACACGTGATAGCCCCGTTATTACCGATGTGACGTGACACGGTTGTATAACGGAAGGCCACGTTATAGGGCACGTTACTTCtgcgtgtttgtttttgtgaggaTGGggacatttatttcatttttatttgttataaCTTCCGTTTATTAAGAGCTAAACTAAAGTACGTGCGCTCTTCTCTACCTTCCCGGGATGCGGGCTTGCCTCTGACGCAACACGCCGGCGGGCACAGCGCTCTCCTCTCGCCGCCTTCCGGTGAATCCTCGCTGCCCCTCGCTTCCTCCGTCTCCTCAGCATCATCACCGCCGTCGTAAGCACACGACACACGACAGCCGCGCGGCTGCAGGTGAACCCTCTCCGCCGTCAGCTCGTCATCGCCGCACTCGTTGTCCCGGCTCGCGCCGTGGCCGTCGGCTCTGTGAAACACAACGGTAATGTCGTCCTCCGCGGGTAAAGCCCGCTCGCGTGCGCAGTGGTTCCAGTCCGCCATGGTAAGATGTGACGGCCGAGCGGCAGCATGCCTCGGACAGAGCGCTGTCCGCCTTTTTTGGTGCCCTGAGTGACTGAGAAGACAAGGTTAATGACTAACCTTGGTGGCAGGATACAAACTCCCATGCGGTGGTTTACTTTACCCACAGGGGGGCAGAGCTGAACGCGAACCAACTCTGGACGACTAAACACACTGCCCGACGTTGACGCCCATTGTGGAGGGGAGGCTGTGGAGACCTGAGCCAACCAAaagtcagctcacacacatgtaaaacacatcagtgaagTCGACGTGATGACAAGAAGAGTCAAAACTCACAATCTCTCTTCATACGTACGCCAGAAACGTGACGTAGGCCTTATCTCAGTGTTACATCATTAGTCTGTAAACTCAAAATCAACTTAATTAAATCAGTCTTAATTATGATGAGACTTTTCATATTCATGAGAtaaatattttccaaaaatgttcatcaACGTACTAACTTGTAGTTAACTACATTAAGTCCATTGTGAACAAAAACACCTTTATTTTCAGGAAGTACATCGAGTCCCTGAGCTTATTCCAGCAAAAGCGTGCATTGACTTCCTGAATCATGATTATGAATAGTCTAATAGTGATGTAACGCTAAGATGGAGGAGGCTTGTGTCACAGTTGGTGGTTAAACATGGAATGCATGTGTTCAGCTAAATCGAATCAGTCTTAATCATGATCAgacttttaatatttatgaGGAATATATTTTCCAGAAATGTTAATCAATGTACTTCCTGAAAGTAAAAGATTCACAGTGGATTTAATGTAGTTGAATGTAGTCCACATTTAACATCTAACTACGATGTAAACCTGTCTTAGAGTTACATCATTAGATTTTTAGgtcaaaataatgacattttgatATACCTGACAAACTAAATCAGTCTTAATTATTATGGCGTTACTATTCATATTCAGGATTTTCTTTtcgatttgtttttttctagagGTTAGTCCAAGTTGTCGCTGGAATTAGCTCGGGGCATCAATATATTTCCTGAAagtaaaagatgtttttgttcACAATGGATTCAATCTTGTTAAATGTAGTCCATAAAAAGGAGAATTAAACCTTCGTAGCTCAGAATGTTTCTTAATATCTGCCTCATAACCATGATGTAGCCTAAGTGTTACATCATTAGTCTTtacactcaaaataatgaggGTTTTGCATTCTTGACAAATTAAATTTGTAGCCCCCTAAGTCTCATTTATGATCTATAGATTTGTTCACAATAGATTTAATGTAGTACTACACTGAATCCATtgcaaacaaatacatattttactTTCTGGTTTGACTACATTGATGCCCCAAGCTAATTTGAACtagaaaatgcattaaaatctctgaagaaaataagtaaataagaaTATTTACATCACAATTAAGACTTACAGTTGTGATTTAGTCTGTTAAGTGTGCCAAAACCTCACTATTTTGAGTTTAAAGACTAATGATGTAACATTACAATAGCCTACATCAAACTTCCGgaaagtaaaatgtgtttttttgttcacagGAATTGCATGTAGTACGACATTTCAAGAATTACAttaatgccccccccccccaaaaaaaaactcataaaTATGAGCAGTTACATCAGAATTCAGACTAACAATTTCTGGTGTAGTTTACTGGGTATCGAGAAACATCATTAATTTGACCTAGAAGTCTACTGATGTTATGTCAAGATAGGCCTATGTAAATAAGGAACTATCCGGAATTCTTCTTTCAAATGTAGTCCAGGTTATTAAAAGAAGAATTAAAGCTCTGCTCTTAATGATGATCTAACAATtcatatctatctatatctatctatctatctatctatctatctatatatatatatctatatatatatatatctatatctatatctatatctatatatctatatatatatatatatctatatatctatatatatatatatatatctatatatatatatctctctctctctctatatatatatctctatatatatatctctctatatatatatatctctctatatatatatctctctctctctctatatatatatctctatatatatatatatatatatatctatatatatatatatatatctatatatatatatctatatatatatatctatatctatatatatctatatatatatatctatatctatatatctatatatctatatatctatatatctatatctatatctatatatatctatatctatatctatatatatatatatatatatatatatatatgtatatatatatatatatatatatatatatatatatatatatatatatatatatatatatatatatatatctgttaTCTTCTGTCTCAAAGTGTTCAGGCATGTTTTGGCTGGAATGCTTGCTGCAACAGTGTACTTcctaaaagtacatttttgtaCACAATGGATTCACTATAAGATCATAGTTAAACCCTTTCTGTTTACCACCACAGTGGGGTGCCCACAACACACTGACTTGACTGTAACTATAAGCTAAGTCCATCAAGAAGACTCACAAATGCATCATCCAGATGTACAGTTTGAGACAAAACACCACATTTTAGTAACAATAAAAGAAGCATGACTCTCATTTAgcattttagtattttattaCTACTGTACATAAAATACAATGATCAACA
Above is a genomic segment from Sparus aurata chromosome 20, fSpaAur1.1, whole genome shotgun sequence containing:
- the slc35g1 gene encoding solute carrier family 35 member G1, translated to MADWNHCARERALPAEDDITVVFHRADGHGASRDNECGDDELTAERVHLQPRGCRVSCAYDGGDDAEETEEARGSEDSPEGGERRALCPPACCVRGKPASREGLEKPKPCPGLGLFYAFLSTVLFSIIALLVKTIQGVHAIEISAIRCFFQMIFTAPLLIYHKTGFLGPREKRKYLVFRGFVGSNAMILLFYAVQQMPLADATVIMFSNPVFTSLLAWIFLKERCTIWDLVFMVFTLTGVILIARPPFIFGDHLRGIEGNYTNHIKGTIAAFAGAVGAAFTYVVLRKIGKSVHYYLSVWYYAVIGFIECIITVSVLGEWKIPSCGRDRWLLMLIAVLGIAGQSFLTKALQIEKAGPVALVRTVDVVLAFLFQFIFFNRAPTWWSLGGALFVVASTSGVALRKWYSNSRKS